One Rhizoctonia solani chromosome 1, complete sequence DNA window includes the following coding sequences:
- a CDS encoding ribosomal large subunit proteins 60S L5, and 50S L18 encodes MPFVKEVKTNAYFSRYQVKYRRRREGKTDYYARKRLVVQAKNKYNAPKYRLVVRFSNKNITVQVVYARLQGDFVLVAANSRELPRYGIEHGLTNWTAAYATGLLAARRALTKLGLADKYQGVAEPDGTISLTEAVEDAPRPFKAYLDVGLKRTSTGSRVFGALKGASDGGIFIPHSEKRFPDTIARANRWMPRCSRSTSLVATLRSTWRAWKRNDERFKKQFSTYLESGVGSEDIEEIYTNAYAAIREDPSFKPTDKDKDWKAESLKHRSKKLTTNSARSTSSKRSRRSRLVKRLVKTMTSRFLLDLAFDCYVVCAPLLSLLYFPMSTRPKYPALSGLTLKHQDLV; translated from the exons ATGCCTTTTGTCAAAGAGGTCAAGACCAACGCCTACTTCTCCCGGTACCAAGTCAAGTACCGCCGCCGCAGGGAGGGCAAGACCGACT ACTATGCGCGCAAGCGTCTTGTAGTGCAGGCAAAGAACAAATA CAATGCACCTAAATACCGCCTTGTCGTTCGTTTCTCCAACAAGAACATCACCGTACAGGTTGTCTATGCCCGCCTGCAAGGTGACTTTGTCCTTGTCGCTGCCAACTCCCGGGAACTCCCAAGGTACGGGATCGAGCACGGTTTGACCAACTGGACTGCTG CCTATGCCACTGGTCTCCTCGCCGCCCGCCGAGCACTCACCAAACTCGGCCTCGCTGACAAATACCAGGGTGTCGCTGAGCCCGACGGCACGATCTCCTTGACTGAAGCCGTCGAGGACGCACCCCGACCATTCAAGGCCTACCTCGACGTCGGTCTCAAGCGCACTTCGACTGGATCTAGGGTATTCGGTGCACTCAAGGGTGCTTCCGATGGTGGGATTTTCATCCCTCACTCCGAGAAACGATTCCCGGATACGATAGCGAGGGCAAATCGTTGGATGCCGAGGTGCTCAAGAAGTACATCTTTGGTGGCCACGTTGCGGAGTACATGGAGAgcttggaagaggaacgaTGAGCG ATTCAAGAAGCAATTCTCGACCTACCTCGAGTCTGGCGTCGGATCCGAGGATATCGAGGAGATCTACACCAACGCCTATGCGGCAATCCGCGAGGACCCTTCGTTCAAGCCGAcggacaaggacaaggactgGAAGGCCGAGTCGCTCAAACACAGGTCCAAGAAGCTTACCACGAACAGCGCAAGGTCAACATCGAGCAAAAGATCTCGGCGTTCAAGGCTGGTCAAGAGGCTGGTCAAGACGATGACGAGTAGATTTCTGCTGGACTTGGCTTTTGATTGTTATGTTGTATGCGCACCCCTTTTATCTTTGCTGTACTTCCCCATGTCGACACGCCCAAAATATCCTGCCCTTAGCGGTCTTACTTTGAAGCATCAGGATTTAGTGTGA